One window of Phycisphaerae bacterium genomic DNA carries:
- a CDS encoding amidohydrolase family protein, with protein MNEMKLRTGRMIASLVLLLMAAQSAISEELPLKRPLAITNIKVVISPGSVLERATILIEEGRIVAVGADVSVPAHAERFEGSGLVAYSGFIDALSHRGISRTEPPTEEIARLADESPDVREGVQSATVEGYRRLVHPSWRTAELFDPSDAKREDFRSAGFTTALVAPRPVIFSGESAIVAMGDDPARRSIVRERVAQHAALVTRSDSGGGRRRGGGGDGGGYPGTTMGAIALFRQTLSDAEWHRELLAWSSRQSVSERLPVDRELEALWPIIDGELPTALTANTETEIHRALDLAAEFGLRPIIVGGKEAWKVSARLKEENVPVIVSLKWTEEPKKPGKKTADSAASVKIDEAEAEARGIDRSPVFDRAWEDQPWEPKRLYDERVRLWEEEIDNAKRLDEAGVRFAFGSFEMKSPDELLKQLRKAIERGLPEDAAISALTTVAADILDLANECGQVVPGQCANLTLMSGPLSEKDGSVKWVVVDGRMFDVARRNDRGPKGEGEGRGPGARGGRGPKETEDTAEKSATSLPTTTDATSDESAPTTSSAPAASQPTTTSAPSDEPDWPEYACEIEADRTPRFRTGGSLLIRNATLLTIVNGDLAQTDLLVKDGRIAAIGPNLTAPDGVTTVDLRGYFVTPGLIDPHSHMCISGGVNEWSLSVTPEVRIADVVNPKDSGAFRALAGGVTMIHTMHGSANTIGGQNTVLRLKYGEPVSAWRMPEAPRTVKFALGENVKQSNSQTRGTRFPNTRMGVEAVFRRSFDAALAYQKEWDTFKREKASGKDPKPPRRDLRLEALSEIHAGRIWVHCHCYRADEILRLLDMAESYGFRIGVLQHVLEGYRVIPEILRHGVSTSTFSDWWAYKLEAYDAVPFNAARMAQAGIVTTVNSDSHEVIRHMNLEAAKSLRFGGLKANDALRLVTLNGAIQLGVSDQVGSIEVGKRADLAVFNGHPLDTFAKCVMTLIDGETYFVHPSLEPATPAPPIEARSFPAPRDPMPIATATGGNYWIRGGNVHPISGATIEGGLVVISGGRISRVGPDDGAAAPAGFTAIDAKGLHVYPGLICAGVSLGLVEIESVAGSVDASDIARFQPDLMTLSAFNPFSAGIAVARSEGVTSTLVISGGGVVQGQCGIVHLEGWSMPEARFASPVGLMVQLPSMASQFPWWMDDEAKEQAKKDFPKSLAAVEEFFRTARQYHRMKSVGAEPAFERRFEAMLPYLAHERPVIFRADTHKAILEALRFAEKYELRPIIFGGREAWKAASELADRKADVIITRSMNLPAGEFEPWDSVYANAATLRRHGVRFCFTVGEPSLTKQLGVEAGMAVAHGLEQEAALSAITLDAARILGVDDQLGSLEAGKIADVIITTDSPLQASNCVVAEFIRGVPVDLSNKHTRDDAKFRARPTPQLPPIGELRGPPIMRMKPAA; from the coding sequence ATGAACGAAATGAAACTTCGCACTGGTCGAATGATCGCTTCACTGGTCCTTCTGTTGATGGCCGCACAGTCGGCGATCTCGGAAGAACTTCCACTAAAACGACCCCTGGCGATTACCAATATCAAGGTTGTGATCTCGCCGGGCTCCGTCCTGGAGAGGGCGACGATTCTGATTGAAGAAGGTCGGATTGTTGCGGTTGGGGCGGATGTGTCCGTTCCCGCGCATGCCGAGCGGTTTGAGGGATCGGGCCTGGTGGCCTACTCCGGTTTTATTGATGCGCTGAGCCATCGCGGCATCAGCCGGACGGAACCGCCGACTGAGGAGATCGCCCGGCTCGCGGACGAATCGCCGGACGTGCGCGAAGGCGTGCAGTCGGCGACGGTGGAAGGATATCGGCGGCTGGTGCATCCTTCCTGGCGCACCGCCGAACTCTTCGACCCGTCCGATGCGAAACGCGAGGACTTCCGATCCGCAGGATTCACGACCGCGCTCGTAGCGCCGCGTCCGGTGATTTTCTCCGGTGAAAGCGCGATCGTTGCCATGGGCGACGATCCCGCGCGCCGCTCGATCGTGCGTGAGCGCGTGGCGCAACATGCCGCGCTCGTGACCCGGTCGGACTCAGGCGGAGGCCGTCGGCGCGGAGGCGGTGGTGACGGAGGTGGATACCCGGGCACGACCATGGGAGCCATCGCCCTGTTTCGACAGACGCTTTCGGACGCCGAATGGCATCGCGAGCTTCTGGCGTGGTCGTCACGGCAGTCCGTTTCCGAGCGACTGCCGGTCGATCGGGAGTTGGAGGCCCTGTGGCCGATCATCGATGGCGAGTTGCCGACGGCATTGACGGCCAACACCGAAACGGAGATCCACCGCGCCCTGGATCTTGCGGCGGAATTCGGTCTGCGGCCGATCATCGTGGGCGGCAAGGAGGCGTGGAAGGTCTCGGCGCGATTAAAGGAAGAGAATGTGCCGGTGATCGTGAGCCTGAAGTGGACGGAGGAACCGAAGAAGCCCGGAAAGAAAACAGCTGATTCCGCGGCTTCGGTGAAAATCGACGAGGCGGAAGCGGAGGCACGGGGAATCGACCGCTCGCCGGTCTTTGATCGAGCATGGGAAGACCAGCCGTGGGAACCGAAGCGGCTCTATGACGAGCGCGTGCGCCTCTGGGAAGAAGAGATCGACAACGCCAAACGGCTGGACGAAGCGGGCGTCCGATTCGCGTTCGGATCGTTCGAGATGAAGTCGCCTGACGAATTGCTGAAGCAGCTTCGCAAGGCGATCGAACGAGGGCTTCCGGAAGATGCCGCGATATCGGCATTGACGACGGTGGCCGCCGACATTCTGGATCTGGCGAATGAATGCGGCCAGGTCGTGCCCGGCCAGTGTGCGAACCTGACGCTGATGTCCGGCCCGCTGTCCGAGAAGGACGGCAGCGTGAAGTGGGTGGTGGTCGACGGGCGCATGTTCGATGTCGCCCGGCGCAACGATCGCGGACCGAAGGGCGAAGGCGAGGGCCGCGGGCCTGGAGCGCGCGGCGGCAGGGGCCCGAAAGAAACCGAGGATACAGCCGAGAAATCCGCCACGAGCCTGCCGACCACCACGGACGCGACATCGGATGAATCCGCCCCGACCACATCGAGCGCGCCGGCGGCCAGCCAGCCGACGACCACCAGCGCGCCGAGTGACGAACCCGACTGGCCGGAGTATGCGTGCGAAATCGAGGCCGACCGCACGCCGCGGTTTCGGACGGGAGGCAGCCTGCTGATCCGAAATGCAACGCTGCTGACCATTGTCAACGGGGATCTGGCACAGACCGATTTATTGGTGAAGGATGGTCGCATCGCGGCCATCGGTCCGAACCTGACAGCGCCGGACGGCGTCACGACGGTGGACCTGCGCGGATACTTTGTCACGCCGGGATTGATCGACCCGCACTCGCACATGTGCATCAGCGGAGGTGTCAATGAGTGGTCACTTTCCGTAACACCCGAAGTTCGCATTGCCGATGTCGTGAATCCGAAGGATTCCGGAGCGTTCCGGGCGCTGGCGGGCGGCGTCACCATGATCCACACGATGCACGGTTCCGCCAACACGATCGGCGGGCAGAATACGGTGTTGCGGCTGAAGTATGGCGAACCGGTGTCCGCGTGGCGAATGCCGGAAGCGCCGCGCACGGTGAAGTTCGCCCTGGGCGAAAATGTGAAGCAGTCAAACTCGCAGACCCGCGGCACCCGGTTCCCGAATACGCGAATGGGCGTGGAGGCGGTTTTCCGGCGGAGCTTCGATGCAGCGCTGGCATATCAGAAGGAATGGGACACCTTCAAGCGCGAAAAGGCATCCGGAAAGGACCCGAAGCCGCCGAGGCGAGATCTCCGGCTGGAGGCGCTCTCAGAGATTCACGCCGGACGCATCTGGGTGCACTGCCACTGCTATCGGGCGGATGAGATTCTGCGCCTGCTGGACATGGCGGAATCCTATGGTTTTCGGATCGGCGTGCTGCAGCATGTGCTGGAGGGCTATCGCGTCATACCGGAGATACTGAGGCACGGCGTGTCGACGTCAACCTTCTCGGACTGGTGGGCGTACAAGCTGGAAGCCTACGACGCAGTGCCGTTCAATGCCGCACGCATGGCACAGGCCGGAATCGTCACCACGGTGAATTCGGATTCGCACGAGGTGATTCGGCACATGAACCTCGAGGCGGCCAAGTCGCTCCGGTTCGGCGGACTGAAGGCGAACGACGCACTGCGGCTCGTCACGCTCAACGGCGCGATTCAGCTCGGCGTCAGCGACCAGGTGGGGTCCATCGAGGTCGGCAAGCGGGCCGACCTGGCGGTTTTCAACGGCCACCCGCTCGATACATTCGCGAAATGCGTCATGACGCTGATCGACGGCGAAACATACTTCGTGCATCCATCGCTTGAACCGGCAACCCCCGCGCCCCCCATCGAAGCAAGAAGCTTCCCCGCGCCGCGCGATCCGATGCCGATCGCGACGGCAACAGGCGGAAATTACTGGATCCGCGGCGGAAACGTGCATCCGATCAGCGGTGCGACGATCGAAGGAGGACTCGTCGTGATTTCGGGCGGCCGCATCAGTCGAGTCGGCCCGGATGACGGCGCTGCGGCACCAGCGGGGTTCACGGCCATCGACGCGAAGGGGCTGCATGTCTATCCGGGGTTGATCTGCGCGGGGGTTTCGCTGGGACTGGTGGAGATCGAGTCGGTGGCGGGAAGCGTGGATGCCAGCGACATTGCACGCTTTCAGCCGGATCTGATGACGCTCTCGGCATTCAACCCGTTCTCAGCGGGCATCGCCGTCGCACGCTCCGAAGGCGTCACGAGCACCCTGGTGATTTCGGGCGGCGGCGTCGTGCAGGGCCAGTGCGGCATTGTGCATCTGGAGGGGTGGTCGATGCCCGAGGCCCGGTTCGCTTCGCCGGTGGGGTTGATGGTTCAATTGCCGTCGATGGCATCGCAGTTTCCGTGGTGGATGGACGACGAGGCAAAGGAGCAGGCGAAAAAGGACTTCCCCAAGAGTCTGGCCGCGGTCGAGGAATTCTTCCGCACCGCAAGGCAGTATCATCGAATGAAATCGGTGGGCGCCGAGCCGGCCTTCGAACGGCGATTTGAAGCAATGCTCCCCTACCTCGCCCACGAGCGGCCGGTCATCTTCCGGGCGGACACCCACAAAGCGATTCTCGAAGCACTTCGATTCGCGGAGAAGTATGAGCTGAGGCCGATCATTTTCGGCGGCCGCGAGGCGTGGAAGGCCGCGTCGGAGCTGGCCGACCGGAAGGCGGACGTCATCATCACTCGATCAATGAACCTGCCGGCCGGGGAATTCGAACCATGGGACAGCGTCTATGCCAATGCGGCGACACTGCGTCGGCACGGCGTGCGATTCTGTTTCACCGTCGGCGAGCCAAGCCTGACAAAACAACTGGGCGTGGAGGCGGGCATGGCGGTCGCTCACGGCCTGGAGCAGGAGGCCGCCCTCTCGGCCATCACGCTGGATGCGGCGCGGATCCTGGGTGTTGACGATCAGCTCGGCTCACTGGAGGCGGGCAAAATCGCGGACGTGATCATCACGACCGACTCGCCCTTGCAGGCGAGCAATTGCGTCGTGGCGGAATTCATTCGCGGCGTGCCGGTCGATCTGTCCAACAAGCACACCCGGGACGACGCGAAATTCAGAGCGCGGCCGACACCACAGCTCCCGCCAATCGGGGAGCTTCGCGGACCGCCGATCATGCGCATGAAGCCCGCGGCCTGA
- a CDS encoding thioredoxin family protein, whose product MNQKATGAVLRVAGWAVLLSLLPAGLSAAESEPYVFNPEGAKKPILTVKAYSDQIGIVPGEPFNILVSIKSEDGWHVYWTNPNATGRPTEITWKLPPGFEYGRSRFPAPIAKYDKTLNETAFLLPEQALIVTPIRAPANLKVGDQITLEADVSWLACKATCIPGHTSPPISIKLPVLSAASKPKRVNQSLFEDAESGFPTSDGKTPNIKLSTSLEPEVARPGGKLTAVVDVEIAPKMHMQSSKPLQDFLIPAAIFVDATEGLDFGSVEYPKPQQREDKFFGTVSEYGGKVTFRIPADVDRDAGQSPRWIRAIFQYQICDDGGTCFPPERVSFEIPVRMEGGPVPAKSSEWMTSHATPDAHVGITPAAAPTLLKPDGSSVDSTVAAQSNLFDRFSNWLLEFGYIGALAAAFLGGLILNLMPCVLPVLSLKILSFVRQAHEDRAKVFLLGLTYCAGILTFFGVLAALFAWTGTGWGQLFQRPVFVIIVAGVVTAFAMSLFGVFTVFTPRVVSDLDEKVQGEGYTSAYATGVLATLLGTACTAPFLTAAIGAATKITISHSAAHAAMIFLVAGFGMAAPFLLLAANPAWMRFIPKPGNWMHIFEAIMGFLLLITVIWVLNPLRGQIGDFGVLISLFFLLMVSMAVWVKGKIDYNASFSKKAALYSLAVILIATGWLVPFRLLSTIDQLVAQRIERNELMADGRQFQAIRKSGNLGPLNATAREETELLVQRLESLIAEQSRGEGETGALCDILTPLETLIAKLNASNSTSFNPPKELDWSNGIPWYHYRRDEVHNDVSAGYTVFVDYTADWCANCKINLGTSITHAEVVQLMKEYNVVPYEADFTLPVPEIKQDLERFGKAGVPMYLVYSPGDPDNPQVLPELLTPGIVLDALRTAGPSRIRPGVNAVATKPE is encoded by the coding sequence ATGAATCAGAAAGCCACGGGGGCGGTTCTTCGAGTTGCTGGATGGGCCGTCCTGCTCTCGCTCTTGCCGGCCGGACTTTCGGCTGCCGAAAGCGAGCCATACGTCTTCAACCCGGAGGGTGCCAAGAAACCCATTCTGACGGTCAAGGCCTACTCAGACCAGATCGGCATCGTTCCGGGAGAACCCTTCAACATCCTGGTCTCGATCAAATCCGAGGATGGATGGCACGTGTACTGGACCAACCCGAACGCCACGGGTCGGCCGACGGAGATCACATGGAAGCTCCCCCCCGGATTTGAATATGGCCGGAGCCGCTTTCCGGCACCCATAGCCAAATACGACAAGACTCTGAACGAGACGGCGTTTCTGCTGCCCGAACAGGCGCTGATTGTGACGCCGATCAGGGCGCCGGCGAATCTCAAGGTCGGTGATCAGATCACCCTTGAGGCAGATGTGTCGTGGCTTGCATGCAAGGCAACCTGTATTCCGGGCCATACCAGTCCGCCCATTTCCATCAAGCTTCCCGTTCTCTCCGCCGCGTCGAAACCGAAGCGCGTCAACCAGTCGCTTTTTGAAGACGCGGAGTCAGGCTTTCCGACATCCGACGGCAAAACGCCGAATATCAAGCTCTCGACAAGTCTGGAGCCCGAGGTCGCCCGGCCCGGCGGGAAGCTGACGGCCGTCGTTGATGTCGAAATCGCGCCCAAGATGCACATGCAATCGAGCAAGCCGCTGCAGGATTTTCTGATTCCCGCAGCCATCTTCGTTGATGCCACCGAAGGTCTGGACTTCGGAAGCGTGGAATATCCGAAGCCCCAGCAGCGAGAAGACAAATTTTTCGGAACGGTCAGCGAGTATGGCGGGAAAGTGACATTCCGGATCCCTGCCGATGTCGATCGCGACGCCGGTCAGTCGCCGCGGTGGATTCGGGCCATCTTTCAATATCAGATCTGCGACGACGGCGGCACCTGTTTCCCGCCGGAGCGGGTCAGTTTCGAAATTCCAGTGCGAATGGAGGGCGGCCCTGTTCCGGCGAAGTCTTCCGAGTGGATGACATCTCATGCGACGCCGGACGCTCACGTCGGCATCACTCCCGCCGCAGCGCCGACGCTCTTGAAGCCCGATGGCTCGTCCGTCGACTCAACCGTCGCGGCACAGTCCAATCTGTTTGACCGGTTTTCCAACTGGCTGCTGGAGTTCGGGTACATCGGCGCGCTGGCGGCCGCATTCCTCGGCGGCCTGATCCTGAATCTGATGCCTTGCGTTCTGCCGGTGCTCTCGCTCAAGATTCTCTCCTTCGTGAGGCAGGCCCACGAGGATCGCGCCAAGGTTTTTCTTCTGGGCCTGACATATTGTGCCGGTATCCTGACATTCTTCGGTGTGCTGGCCGCACTGTTCGCCTGGACGGGCACCGGCTGGGGGCAGCTTTTTCAGCGTCCCGTTTTTGTCATTATTGTCGCCGGCGTGGTCACGGCGTTCGCGATGAGTCTGTTCGGCGTGTTCACGGTTTTCACGCCGCGGGTCGTCAGCGACCTTGATGAAAAAGTGCAGGGCGAGGGTTACACATCCGCCTATGCTACGGGCGTGCTGGCCACTCTGCTCGGCACCGCCTGCACGGCTCCGTTTCTTACCGCGGCGATCGGTGCCGCCACCAAGATCACGATCAGCCACAGCGCGGCCCACGCCGCGATGATTTTCCTTGTCGCGGGATTCGGCATGGCGGCACCGTTCCTCCTGCTTGCAGCCAATCCCGCATGGATGCGCTTCATCCCCAAGCCCGGGAACTGGATGCACATTTTCGAAGCCATCATGGGCTTTCTGCTGCTGATCACCGTCATCTGGGTGCTCAATCCGCTTCGCGGCCAGATCGGCGACTTCGGTGTGCTGATCAGCTTGTTTTTCCTGCTGATGGTGTCGATGGCTGTCTGGGTGAAGGGAAAGATCGACTACAACGCGTCATTCAGTAAGAAGGCCGCGCTCTATTCGCTCGCCGTCATTCTCATTGCTACGGGTTGGCTGGTGCCGTTCCGATTGCTGAGCACGATCGATCAACTCGTTGCGCAGCGCATTGAGCGCAACGAACTCATGGCGGACGGCCGGCAGTTCCAGGCGATCAGGAAGTCCGGCAACCTCGGGCCGCTCAATGCCACGGCGCGCGAGGAGACGGAACTTCTCGTTCAGCGGCTTGAGTCGCTGATCGCCGAACAGTCGCGAGGAGAAGGCGAGACCGGCGCCCTGTGTGACATTCTCACGCCGCTGGAGACACTCATCGCAAAGCTGAATGCGTCGAATTCGACTTCGTTCAATCCGCCCAAGGAATTGGACTGGTCCAACGGCATTCCGTGGTATCACTATCGGCGTGATGAAGTCCACAACGACGTGTCGGCCGGATATACCGTCTTCGTTGACTACACGGCCGACTGGTGCGCGAACTGCAAGATCAACCTCGGCACATCGATCACGCACGCCGAGGTCGTCCAGTTGATGAAAGAATACAACGTGGTTCCCTATGAGGCGGACTTCACGCTGCCTGTGCCGGAAATCAAGCAGGACCTGGAACGTTTCGGCAAGGCCGGCGTCCCGATGTATCTCGTCTACTCACCGGGCGATCCGGACAATCCGCAGGTGCTTCCGGAGCTTCTGACACCCGGTATCGTGCTCGACGCCCTTCGAACGGCGGGCCCAAGCCGAATTCGACCCGGCGTGAACGCCGTCGCAACGAAGCCGGAATAG
- the rny gene encoding ribonuclease Y produces MLAQISAADYVLPALIGAIAGAALVVAYQALTSRKKVAAAEQAASAIISGAETRRDEIIRASEVETKAEFVRRQQEFDRETAATRNELREVEKRLDKREDQLDKKLDMLNLKERNIEKGEARIREVTEEIETKQKEIAETAVKARNELLRITQLSMDDARRQLFDRLEQELERDCSQIISKRVTEAQDEAEQRSREIIITAIQRYASSHTAEATVGTVDIPNDEMKGRVIGREGRNIRAIEKATGVDVVVDDTPGVIILSCFDPVRKEIARQSLVKLIQDGRIHPTRIEEVVQEISGNIEKEIIEIGKRAALEANVQGLNRRLIELLGRLHYRTSYSQNVLRHSIEVAYLCQIMAEELGLNGTLARRCGLLHDIGKAVPQDTEGTHPAIGEEICRKLGERPEVLNAVAGHHGDIPATSPYTPLVAAADAISAARPGSRRESLERYIKRLQELEGIATGFDGVTQAYAIQAGREIRVIVDAGKVDDAGAMRIARDVAKKIESDMTYPGEIKVTLLREVRAVEYAK; encoded by the coding sequence ATGCTTGCGCAGATCTCCGCGGCGGACTACGTTCTTCCCGCGCTGATCGGCGCGATTGCCGGTGCGGCCCTGGTGGTGGCCTACCAGGCGCTCACCAGCAGGAAGAAAGTGGCAGCTGCGGAACAGGCGGCCAGCGCGATCATTTCGGGCGCTGAGACGCGCCGGGACGAGATCATTCGCGCTTCGGAAGTGGAGACGAAAGCGGAGTTCGTGCGGCGGCAGCAGGAATTTGACCGCGAAACGGCTGCGACGCGCAACGAACTTCGCGAAGTTGAAAAGCGCCTCGACAAGCGCGAGGACCAGCTCGACAAGAAGCTGGACATGCTCAATTTAAAAGAGCGAAACATCGAAAAAGGCGAAGCCCGGATTCGCGAGGTCACCGAGGAGATCGAAACGAAGCAAAAGGAAATCGCCGAGACGGCGGTGAAGGCGCGAAATGAGCTTCTTCGAATCACGCAACTTTCGATGGACGACGCGCGCAGACAACTGTTCGATCGGCTGGAGCAGGAGCTGGAGCGGGACTGCTCACAGATCATCAGCAAGCGTGTGACCGAGGCCCAGGACGAAGCCGAACAGCGCTCTCGAGAGATCATCATCACGGCGATCCAGCGCTACGCGTCGTCGCACACGGCCGAGGCGACTGTCGGCACCGTGGACATTCCCAACGACGAGATGAAGGGGCGGGTGATCGGCCGCGAAGGCCGGAATATCCGCGCGATCGAAAAGGCGACAGGCGTCGACGTCGTCGTGGACGACACGCCGGGTGTCATTATCCTGTCATGCTTTGATCCGGTGCGGAAGGAGATCGCGCGGCAGTCCCTCGTGAAACTGATCCAGGACGGACGCATCCATCCGACGCGCATCGAGGAAGTGGTCCAGGAAATATCCGGCAACATCGAGAAGGAAATCATCGAGATCGGTAAGAGAGCAGCGCTCGAAGCCAATGTGCAGGGCCTGAACCGCCGGCTGATTGAACTGCTCGGCCGGTTGCACTACCGAACCAGCTACAGCCAGAACGTGCTGCGTCATTCGATCGAAGTGGCCTATCTTTGCCAGATCATGGCCGAGGAACTCGGCCTGAACGGCACACTCGCGCGGCGCTGTGGCCTGCTGCACGATATCGGCAAAGCCGTCCCCCAGGACACGGAGGGCACGCACCCGGCGATCGGCGAGGAGATATGCCGCAAGCTGGGCGAGCGGCCCGAGGTGCTCAACGCAGTGGCGGGACATCACGGCGATATCCCGGCTACGAGTCCTTACACGCCGCTGGTTGCGGCAGCCGACGCAATCAGCGCGGCGCGTCCGGGCAGCCGTCGCGAATCGCTGGAGCGCTACATCAAGCGACTTCAGGAGCTTGAAGGCATTGCCACCGGGTTCGATGGCGTGACGCAGGCGTACGCAATCCAGGCGGGCCGCGAAATCCGGGTGATCGTGGACGCGGGCAAAGTGGACGACGCAGGCGCCATGCGAATTGCCCGGGACGTGGCGAAAAAGATCGAGTCGGACATGACCTATCCCGGCGAAATCAAGGTGACCCTCCTGCGCGAAGTTCGCGCGGTGGAATACGCGAAATAA
- a CDS encoding beta-N-acetylhexosaminidase: MADQAYELTLTSDAATLKASGMAGLRYGMRTIADLMDRKRNRGGRGAPTSCIEFARYRERAGVVRIADWPDFAVRGVMLDISRDKVPTMQTLRRLVTLLARWRFNQLQLYMEHTFAYRGHEAIWRGASPMTGAQIRALDRVCRDHGIELVPNQNSLGHMERWLKRRRYAPLAEYDGPYQTPWGETRTKPTTLNPCDSRSIALVASLYRQLLPNFRSRLLNVGCDEPFELGQGKSRAACEQMGAGQVYFEYLMKVRQAAARHGRRIQFWSDWIQREPAMIGKLPRDVIPLVWGYEADHPFTEECRRPAKSGLEFHVCPGTSSWCSYAGRTSCMIENIRLASAVGHRAGASGLLVTDWGDLGHCQQLPVSYPGFAWAAAKAWRADRLSKARRSRRLHRISAANHIQAVLSRDVFLDETGRMAEAWLKAGRVHELSGKPLKNRTVLFSIMQANLHDTKAIPHITDRRIASMIDEIESIRRLAASARPACDDARPVRSELGLTLDVLEHSCRRWRLMLAIRRGEKIAKRVFAALRQSAGNLIAEHKQIWLRRNRRGGLRDSLSNYRRVLAEYEAGVGGSPSGTV, translated from the coding sequence GTGGCGGATCAGGCGTATGAACTGACGCTCACATCCGATGCTGCAACACTCAAGGCAAGCGGCATGGCGGGCCTGCGCTACGGAATGCGCACAATCGCGGATTTAATGGATCGGAAGCGGAATCGCGGCGGCCGCGGCGCGCCCACATCCTGCATTGAATTCGCGCGATACCGTGAGCGGGCAGGCGTGGTGCGAATCGCCGACTGGCCCGATTTCGCGGTGCGCGGAGTAATGCTGGATATCAGCCGGGACAAGGTTCCGACGATGCAGACGCTTCGCCGGCTGGTGACGCTGCTCGCGCGGTGGCGGTTCAACCAGCTACAGCTTTACATGGAGCACACTTTCGCCTACCGCGGCCACGAAGCGATCTGGCGAGGCGCTTCGCCGATGACCGGCGCGCAGATTCGCGCGCTGGACAGGGTGTGCCGCGATCATGGCATCGAGCTTGTCCCGAATCAAAATTCGCTCGGACACATGGAGCGATGGTTGAAGCGCCGCCGTTATGCGCCACTGGCCGAGTACGACGGACCGTACCAAACGCCGTGGGGCGAAACACGAACAAAGCCTACGACACTGAATCCGTGCGACTCGCGAAGCATTGCGCTTGTTGCGTCGCTTTACCGCCAGTTGCTGCCAAACTTCCGCAGCCGGCTGCTGAATGTCGGCTGTGACGAGCCCTTCGAACTGGGGCAGGGCAAGAGCCGGGCGGCCTGCGAGCAAATGGGCGCCGGGCAAGTCTACTTCGAGTATCTGATGAAGGTCCGCCAGGCCGCGGCACGTCACGGACGGCGAATCCAGTTCTGGAGCGATTGGATCCAGCGGGAGCCGGCGATGATCGGCAAACTGCCCCGCGATGTGATTCCGCTGGTCTGGGGCTATGAAGCGGATCATCCGTTTACCGAAGAATGCCGGCGGCCGGCAAAATCGGGGCTGGAATTCCACGTCTGCCCCGGAACATCAAGCTGGTGCAGTTACGCCGGTCGCACGTCGTGCATGATCGAGAACATTCGACTGGCCTCCGCCGTCGGCCACCGCGCGGGCGCGAGCGGGCTGCTCGTGACCGACTGGGGTGATCTGGGCCATTGCCAGCAGTTGCCCGTAAGCTATCCGGGTTTTGCATGGGCCGCGGCGAAAGCATGGCGCGCGGACCGCTTGTCAAAGGCGCGCCGATCGAGGCGTCTCCATAGGATAAGCGCGGCCAATCATATTCAAGCCGTGCTCAGCAGGGACGTCTTTCTCGACGAAACCGGACGGATGGCGGAAGCGTGGTTGAAAGCCGGTCGGGTGCATGAATTGTCGGGCAAACCACTCAAGAACCGGACCGTGTTATTTTCGATTATGCAAGCGAACCTGCACGACACCAAGGCAATTCCGCACATCACGGATCGGCGGATCGCATCAATGATCGACGAAATTGAGTCGATTCGCCGGCTCGCCGCATCCGCACGGCCTGCCTGCGACGACGCCCGACCCGTTCGGTCCGAGCTGGGCCTGACCTTGGATGTACTGGAACACTCGTGCCGGCGATGGCGACTGATGCTGGCGATTCGGCGCGGTGAGAAAATCGCGAAAAGGGTCTTCGCTGCACTCCGCCAATCTGCCGGCAACCTGATTGCGGAGCACAAACAAATCTGGCTTCGCCGAAACCGTCGCGGGGGCCTACGGGACAGCCTTTCCAACTATCGCAGAGTGCTGGCCGAGTACGAGGCCGGGGTCGGCGGCAGCCCATCCGGCACAGTATAG